The region AGAACGTGTTGCTATCCTCTTGACATTGTCAGTACCGTGTTGCCCAATAAAGTAATGGGCCAGAATACCTCATATTGGGCCCACTAAGATACGCAGGGGCCCACCAACTTAGTTATtagaagaattaccatttatttGTGTATTTAAGCCCCCATTAGGAGAGAATAATTGTAATTAGCCCTCATTAGGAATTAATTGCCCtaaccatctataaatagggttaggACACACTTTGTAAATTGATTTTCTTATTTTCAGAGCACGCATATACGTTGCCTGAAAATCTACATAAGAGATTGACATTTGCAAGCTCTTAGCATCctaaatacaagtgactcgtggactaatgTTAAGCTCTTAGCATCCTAAATACAAGTGAGTCGTTGATTATGGTTGATTCATAACCTAGACCACACAAAAATTTGTGTCTCAATCTCTAATTCTTTAAGCTTTAAGTTTGCTAGttattatttcaaaaaaaaaaaagtttgctaGTTATTAGcgagtaatataaatatataatatttagggcaataatattgtaaattaatttcatgaaaaattattttaaaatattttggttgaTGAGGAAacttaaaaaaatgttaaaaaatattaGATGTGAGTAATTCAAATTGTtttttcaagaacataatttataattaattaaacaagcacCCTTAATTATATCGTACTTGTTAAGTTATTGGCAAAAAGGAACAACCGCTTACTTAAAAACGTCATGGGACCAATCTTAAGCAGCCAACTCAGACAATATAACAGTTTAGACATGTGAAGTTTCAATTATACCCTTAAGAACCTTCTATTTTCTCAAAGAAAAGCATTCTCCGTTTTCACCCATCAAAATCCGAGGAGTCTTCTGCAGCTTTCTCTTAATCCCATCTCTCTCGCGCGATCCCCAAttcaaaaccctaattttgggACTCAAAACCCAGATCCGATGTCGAAGCAGTTCACGGTTCCGCCGGTTGTTTTCCCGTCCGGCGGGAATCCCAGCAGTGTCCCCGGAAACGTGCAGCAACGGCGGGTCGCGACGGCGCCGTTTCAACCCCCTCGGTCCTCTGGTTCAAGCATCCCGTTCATGTCGTTCGATATCGGCTCCGCAGTTGGAGCGTCTTCATCCGCCGCTAGCATCTATGGCGGTCCGATCGGTGGCGGCCCCGCCCCTGGAAACGCCAACTTCGAGGACGAAGAACCCCTCCTCGACGAGCTAGGTATCCACCCTGATCAAATCTGGAAAAAGACTAAATCGATCCTTAACCCGTTCCGAGTCAATCCGGTTGTCTACAAGGACTCGGACCTTTCCGGCCCGATCCTACTTTACATGTCTCTGTGCTTATTCCAATTGCTGGCTGGGAAGATCCAGTTCGGCGTGATCTTGGGATGGATCGTCGTCTCATCGATTTTTCTCTATGTGGTTTTCAACATGTTGGCCGGGCGCAATGGGAATCTGGACTTGCACACGTGTACGAGCGTGGTTGGGTACAGTATGTTGCCGGTGGTGATTCTATCGGCGGCGTCTTTGTTTGTTCCGCAAGGTGGGGTTGTGAGATTCGGGGTGGCGGGGGTTTTCGTGATTTGGGCTACGAGAGTTTGCACTGGGCTCATGGTCTCGCTCGCTGACGGTGGAGACGAACATCGAGGGTTGATAGCGTATGCGGCCCTCTTAATTTACACTTTGTTTTCGCTACTTGTTATATTCTAGTGACATTAATGAACACTGAGCAGTAATGGGGTTTTTCCTTTTTGTCTAATACTGCTCTAGCTGTGGTTTAGTGTTTTCCTTTTCGGTTTTTCTGGGTGAGGGCTTACATAACTATAATGACTGAATGAACTTCAAGACTTTATGATATGATGGGTGTTCCTCTGTAGAAAATTGGATATATTACTTTGTTAATGAATTCATTCTTTATTGTTGAGACGAGTTTTTCTTACCAAGATTGATTTGCTTATTGGAAATTAGTTTGAGATTACGTATGCTACGAGTCCAATTGCTGTAGTTGTACATAACACTCACTAAAGATAAACTAGAATCTTACTTATTGTTGCTTGGTGTGTGTGGAGAGTAATCGTGTATGAAGTTGGGTTTTACTTGAAGGGTTTTCTCTTGGCGAAGTACGTGATAACAACATATGCTGATTATGCCTCATCTTGATGTAGTTACAGGCTTAAATCATATGCCAGTTCTCTTGTTGTATTGTCGTTTAACAAGTAAAGATCTATTTGCTTATGAGAACTCAGTTTGAGATATGCTGTGTTTGATGTTGCTACAATTTCACTTGCTTTAGTTGTATACCTTATTGTAGTAAATGCTTCCTAAGGAGGTTGAAGTTTCATCCTCAATGATAAAACTAAGCTAATGCTTCTGCATTAGTTCACTGAGTGTCGGAAAGAAATGATTGATTATGTTAGGCTACAGTTGATTGGATCTCTCTTCTTGAACATGAAGTACTGATAATAGCTGAAACCAATTTGGGATTGTTTATTCTTGAAAATGCACTCAATTTAGTTTATGCTACTTAATTTAGGTTGTTGGTTTTTCATCACTGAAGCACACCAAGTATAAGCTAAATTAACACTTTTGCATTAGTTTATCGAGTGTTTTGGATATAAGTTGTTGATTTTGTTAGGATACAGTTGACTGGTTTAATCTCCTTAACTAGTAATATTATAATAGTTTCTGCTGATCATACCTCATTTTGTTTCGGTTTCAGCAGCATATGCTAGTTTTCTGGTTGTATTGTGGGACATACTCTTTTGTAACTATGCATccccttctcttctttctctgtATTTAGAGTTCAGATTATTCGTGGATAAAGTGTGACCAGACGGATCTCACAATATTTCTTGTAATTCCCTtatcatataaaatatatgaACCTTTGCGTTTAATGTTGGATGTTCTGCTGCCGGAAAATTGCTTGTTACTTACTGTAATTCTACACTACAGAAAGAACAGCGGGACAGTTTTGTATACTCGGTGGTTGTAGAACAAAAAGATAGCTTCCTTTAGTTTCTTTAATTGGCAATATGCAATGAAAATTGAGGTGCTTGCAAAAATCAAGGGTTTCTAAGATTTAATTGTCACAAGAGAAAAGAATAGAACTTTCATTGGAATTACCTTCGAATGATTTTTTTGTAATATGTTTCTCAGTGTATCTTCTGTGAGTATATTTAATCAAATTTCAAGGACATGGAAACTGATCCAACTTTAGTTTTCACAATGCCTGTGTCTATCACAAATTTAGCCTTGTCCTCTGTTTAATTTAGAAGATTTCTATCAAAATATGGAATTCATCCAGCTTCAACACAAGTGTTAATATTCCAAATGGTATTATATTTTCTTCAAGGAGGGCCGAGGGGGGGAACACAATGTAAGAAATCACTAGGATTTGAAAGTTGGATTACACAATCAAGCTTTTCGAAACAAGTAAAAAGAGTTTCTTACCTAATGATTCCAAACAAGTTGAAAAGTTTCTTACCTAAAGGAATTCTATTTATTTTACTAAATATAGGCCACAAGTCATTCTTGGCAAAGTTTTCCCCGAGGTCAACTGTTGTAGCTACCAAAATAGTTTCAGGCCAGCTATAATTCTATTTATTATTATGTACATTGTCATCCTACACCTCCTTCCAAAGCagcattttttgtttgtttttatctAATACTTAATTGTAGTTCATTATACATGAATTAGTTCTGGTGTGTCGATTATGATAAATATTAGTTGAGGTAGCACTCGATTATGGAGGACATTGTCCCCCCACGTGTGTGTTGTTGTCTCTAATTTTCTGA is a window of Humulus lupulus chromosome 4, drHumLupu1.1, whole genome shotgun sequence DNA encoding:
- the LOC133831335 gene encoding uncharacterized protein LOC133831335, with the translated sequence MSKQFTVPPVVFPSGGNPSSVPGNVQQRRVATAPFQPPRSSGSSIPFMSFDIGSAVGASSSAASIYGGPIGGGPAPGNANFEDEEPLLDELGIHPDQIWKKTKSILNPFRVNPVVYKDSDLSGPILLYMSLCLFQLLAGKIQFGVILGWIVVSSIFLYVVFNMLAGRNGNLDLHTCTSVVGYSMLPVVILSAASLFVPQGGVVRFGVAGVFVIWATRVCTGLMVSLADGGDEHRGLIAYAALLIYTLFSLLVIF